The region CAAATTACAGGCCTACTCTTCGTATGAGATAGGAAATGTCGTCAAATAATGTGAATTAACATTAATTCTTATGAAATTTTCAAATTACGAAAATGTTGTACCTATGTTGTACCCAGTCCAAAAAAAAAGGCTTCACATTTCTGTGAAGCCTTGTCTTTGCTAGTAGCGGGAACTGGACTCGAACCAGTGACCTTCGGGTTATGAGGCCGATTATAATCCGCAATTTTCTTTTGGAGATGGTTTAAGTTATACCCATTTTGAAGTAAAAGATCTAGAATTAGATAAAACTTCAATCAACACAAAGGGAGAAATTAATATTGATGTCAAAATAACCAATACAGGTAAGAGAAAGGGGAAGGAAGTCATTGAAGTCTATACTTCCGATCTTTATGCTTCAGGAATTACACCTGATGTGAAACGTTTAAGAAGGTTTACCAAATTAGAATTAAACCCTGGAGAAACCAAAACTGTTTCATTCACTATTAAAGCTCAAGATTTAGCATATTTCAACAAAAATGGAGATCCTGTAGTTGAACCTGGTGAATTTGAATTAATGGATAAAGATTTAAAACAGACTTTTAAAATAGTGGAATAGATCCAACTATAAAATTCAAAAATAATTAACCGCTATAAAAATGGTTTTCAAAATCATCTTTATAGCGGTTTTATTTGTGATAGTAAATGCAATGATTTTACTTACTAAACATATTCAAAAAAAACTAAAATCTAATTGGTATCTCACCACTTAGTCTCCTTAGTAAAATCCCTTATTTTACCCTATAGCTATTTTAACTAACCACAATTCACTTACTTAACTATTTAATTTAGTACTTCCTATGAAAGGCTTATTAATTTTATTTATAATTTTTTCAAGTCTACCTTTATCCTTGTATTCGCAACAGGATTTAGAGGGAAGTTCAGATCACCCCATGATAACCAGATACCCCGGAGCCTATATTGCAGGTTACGAGGTAGAGAAATTTAGAGAATATAGCCTGGCCACAGGACCGGTCACCGGATACCGCTATATAGCTGAAAGAGATACAGTTTCAGGCAAACTTACCCGCATAACCTATTACCTTCTAATGTCTAAAGAGGAACTTTCTATCACTGAAGTATATCAGGATAATTTACAGGCTTTAGAAAAAGCAGGAATAAATATCCTGGCAAAAGGGTCTCATCCACAATCTAAACCACAAGGGGAAGTAGGAATGGGAGGTTGGATTGGAACGGAATTAAGCCCAAATAGTTTTGGGAGCAATTCGGCTGCAAATCTATTATTTAAAGGCACCAGTAGTTCTGGAGGCACATTTAGCATCGTAGGTCAAATCCAAAATCCTGAAGGAAATGTTTACATAGCACAATATGGGGAGCGACATAGCAACGAATTAATAATGTATCAGGTAGACATCATTGAAGAGAAAACAGCAGAAACCGGTAAAGTTTCAGCAAATGCGGATTTTATCAAAAAAGAGATAGAAATGCAGGGAAGCGCCACTATCTATGGAATTAATTTTGATTCTAACAGTTCTAATCTTAAAGAACAATCCCAGCCGGTGATCGCTGAAATTGCCAAATATTTAGAACAAAATCCCGAAATCTCTCTTTATGTAGTGGGACATACAGATATGGATGGAAGCCTAGAATATAACCTTAAACTATCTAAAGATAGAGCCCGCGCTGTAGTAAACGAATTAACCAAAAACTATGGAATTTCTACCTCAAGATTAACCGGCGATGGAGTTGGTTTTCTGTCACCAAAAGCTTCAAATATCACTGATGAATGCAAGGCTCTCAATAGACGCACAGAACTCGTAAAAAAATCAAATTAATTGATGAATATTCCGCCCAGGCAGGTATTTTGAAAATTTGAAATAAAATGAGATTATTATCTACTCCGCCCGCTACTCTTCATTCCTCGACTCTCTTTTGGCTTCACCTTCCTTTTGTTCCTGTAAAAGCCGAAGTTGCTCCTGTAACTTTTCCATATCCTTTTCTATCTTCTCATCCAAAACCTTTGCATAGATCTGAGTTGTTTTAAGTGATCTATGTCCTAACATCTTGCTTACAGACTCTATAGGAACACCTTTAGACAGTGTTACGGTCGTTGCAAATGTATGACGAGCTAAATGAGTGGTAAGATTCTTTTTGATGCCGCAAATGGTCGCTATTTCCTTCAAATAAGCATTATACTTTTGATTAGAATTAACCGGCAACACTACTTTTCCGATTTTCACCTGGGGATGATCCTTATATTTCTCAAGTAGTGCTTTTGGAATATCAAGTAAAGGTACGCTGCTTAGCGATTTGGTTTTTTGTCTTTCGGTTTTAATCCATTGTTTACCTTTTATATCCGTGACGATATCATCTTCACTAAGTTTTTCTACATCAGAGAATGATAGTCCGGTATAACAGCAAAAGACGAAAATATCCCTCATCCGATCCAGGCGCGGAATTTCAAATTCCTGTTCCACCAAATTCTGAAGTTCAATATCTGTAAGATATTTCCGTTCGGAAGTTTTCCAACTCCCTTTCCAATGGAAAAAGGGATCTTTTTCTATCCATTGATTAGCATATGCGATCCGAATGATCTTTTTAAAGTTCACAATATACTTTTGGGCAGTATTGTGAGCACAGTTTTTTTCTGATTTTAAGTAATGATTAAACCCGACAATAAATTGATGATCCACATCTTCTACAGGTAGATCTTTTGTTTTAAACCGGAACGCAATGTAATCTTCAATATGTTTTTTACAGGCATTATATCGCTGCAAAGTTCCTTTGGTATATCCTTTTCCGATTAGTTTTTCCATATCGTCATTATGATCCTGGAAAATTTCTACCAGCATATACTGCTTCTCTCCCTTGCCCATATAGATATCCTTGACAATCTTCGCGGAAACTCTT is a window of Salegentibacter salegens DNA encoding:
- a CDS encoding fibronectin type III-like domain-contianing protein, translating into MEVYTSDLYASGITPDVKRLRRFTKLELNPGETKTVSFTIKAQDLAYFNKNGDPVVEPGEFELMDKDLKQTFKIVE
- a CDS encoding OmpA family protein; the encoded protein is MITRYPGAYIAGYEVEKFREYSLATGPVTGYRYIAERDTVSGKLTRITYYLLMSKEELSITEVYQDNLQALEKAGINILAKGSHPQSKPQGEVGMGGWIGTELSPNSFGSNSAANLLFKGTSSSGGTFSIVGQIQNPEGNVYIAQYGERHSNELIMYQVDIIEEKTAETGKVSANADFIKKEIEMQGSATIYGINFDSNSSNLKEQSQPVIAEIAKYLEQNPEISLYVVGHTDMDGSLEYNLKLSKDRARAVVNELTKNYGISTSRLTGDGVGFLSPKASNITDECKALNRRTELVKKSN
- a CDS encoding site-specific integrase; this translates as MINSLFITFYPKKTTSNQNTKAVIYARLTYNSKRTDFTTSRKIDAAKWNSHTNSTRGNSTEAKALKRYLDDMRAAIYDIHDRLVREGKRVSAKIVKDIYMGKGEKQYMLVEIFQDHNDDMEKLIGKGYTKGTLQRYNACKKHIEDYIAFRFKTKDLPVEDVDHQFIVGFNHYLKSEKNCAHNTAQKYIVNFKKIIRIAYANQWIEKDPFFHWKGSWKTSERKYLTDIELQNLVEQEFEIPRLDRMRDIFVFCCYTGLSFSDVEKLSEDDIVTDIKGKQWIKTERQKTKSLSSVPLLDIPKALLEKYKDHPQVKIGKVVLPVNSNQKYNAYLKEIATICGIKKNLTTHLARHTFATTVTLSKGVPIESVSKMLGHRSLKTTQIYAKVLDEKIEKDMEKLQEQLRLLQEQKEGEAKRESRNEE